The Neovison vison isolate M4711 chromosome 13, ASM_NN_V1, whole genome shotgun sequence genome includes a region encoding these proteins:
- the CEP170B gene encoding centrosomal protein of 170 kDa protein B isoform X1 encodes MSVTSWFLVSSSGTRHRLPRELIFVGRDECELMLQSRSVDKQHAVINYDQDRDEHWVKDLGSLNGTFVNDVRIPDQKYVPLKLHDAVRFGYDSNMYVLERVQHRVPEEALRHEKYTSQLQVSARGLAPGKVEAPPQHAPCCESSAPRPERGDRRPGADAAAYRTPLYGQPSWWGEDDGGSPPEDRRQEEPYTERPKELVQQDGELSVTMAGFRAAAEPQGFPFRREPSYFEIPTKEAPSPPPPPLRPPEVAAQEAPTKDPEPRGGGAAPVVQSHACFTIEFDDGSPGKVKIRDHVTKFSLRQRRPLGKEATPAEAVSAETKVADWLVQNDPSLLCRAGPGEDRHSTKSDLPIHTRTLKGHRHEDGTQSDSEDPTAKAAAAAAAGVPAEGGGGPVRLQRQMKRDPQELLHNQQAFVIEFFDQDTPRKKRSQSFTHTPPGDPKADRRRGPGPADRDRSGVPASARGTGGGSGPQRASSLKREKTEERPGGPSPASRGSVRPFGSVGRRSRLAQDFMAQCLREGSPATRPSPDRASPASPAPETPRGASPVAPATPPPPPADPQLAKARRQDEDDSLSDAGTYTIETEGPDPEVEEARQMIDQVFGVLESPELSRVSSAAFRPVIRGDRDEAGDGVAQRMALLQEFASRPVGTAPHGELQGLAVPGSPGGQKWVSRWASLADSYSDPGQTEESPGRGAGEPEGAPPVRQRRRLPQLPSDRADSPGGLEATRRSGPGPPESASEQPGCLLGQEDLDPDSLSDASGSDGGRGSELGAGPQEGVAWTKGRPSPRAPGEPAATSFFIGDQNAEPAFPRRPSVAAGAVEGPGRAAPPGPATRENVCPSTGGRAVLRRHTEQSPEPKSPAPALVRQESFSKEPAGGTPAPGRLPHVSSHPLLQDLAATRASRMDLHPQDTRLILKETETALAALEARLLSKPMEEAEGPMGSVPGPQEDSLSGDSDVDTASTVSLLSGKNGPSPTSPKPAGPPKEKPPSPAAAQDPAGISLNCGREMLSEKHRRALGPTDTGGAEPGRRLATRRGTGPRGSSDWPDEDQGSGLAHPPGTDTVTSDHESPVAAGVGRPGPRRKPAPPAPAPASREEQARGSAQKAQQVLTRSNSLSTPRPTRASRLRRARLGDASDTEAADGERGPPANPEPAGRSAPEQAKKLSRLDILAMPRKRAGSFTGPSDSEAAPARAGFSGRSVELYGSSRKPVMAEARTAAARKSAGTSVAPRQPFSRARPGSARYSSPSTRRRQQGSDCTSTSEEEYGSHHGSPKHARSLASTATQTPRAGGSSRTRPRAPGLRDTDDEEEDPDPYGFIVQTAEIAEIARLSQTLVKDVAILAREIHDVAGDGDSLGSPGPARSPSLSSVPTTPASTISAREELVQRIPEAGLNFQKVPPGSLSSRDLDQNMNDRCGDAHAGKTRPRSREEVIFDNLMLNPVSQLSHVIRENTEHLAEKMKILFQNSGRAWEELEARINSENEVPLLKTSNKEISSILKELRRAQKQLQVINAIVDPSGNLDLLTGNRSPAGSAQLGKGRPAAQSPGSPPLALSLRSFPQRVNCGSPGLPDPALLPDFLPDAERFLL; translated from the exons TCCCGCAGCGTGGACAAGCAGCACGCCGTCATCAACTACGACCAGGACAGGGACGAGCACTGGGTGAAGGACCTGGGGAGCCTGAACGGG ACATTTGTGAATGACGTGCGCATCCCGGACCAGAAATACGTCCCGCTGAAGCTTCATGACGCCGTCCGCTTTGGCTATG ATTCCAACATGTACGTCCTGGAGCGGGTGCAGCACCGGGTCCCCGAGGAGGCGCTCAGG CATGAGAAGTACACCAGCCAGCTGCAGGTGAGCGCCCGGGGCCTGGCGCCGGGGAAGGTCGAGGCCCCGCCCCAGCACGCCCCTTGCTGTGAGTCCTCGGCCCCCAGGCCGGAGAGGGGGGACCGGAGGCCGGGAGCAG ACGCGGCGGCCTACCGCACACCCCTGTATGGGCAGCCCTCCTGGTGGGGAGAGGATGACGGCGGCAGCCCCCCGGAGGACCGGCGCCAGGAGGAGCCCTACACGG AGCGGCCCAAGGAGCTGGTGCAGCAGGACGGGGAGCTCTCCGTGACGATGGCCGGGTTCCGGGCTGCGGCGGAGCCTCAGGGCTTCCCGTTCAGGCGGGAGCCCAGTTACTTTGAGATCCCCACAAAAGAGGCTCCGTCTCCGCCACCGCCACCGCTGCGGCCCCCCGAGGTGGCGGCCCAGGAGGCACCCACCAAGGACCCGGAGCCCCGCGGGGGTGGGGCGGCCCCCGTGGTGCAGAGCCACGCCTGCTTCACCATCGAGTTCGACGACGGCAGTCCCGGCAAGGTGAAGATCAGGGACCACGTCACCAAGTTCTCACTGCGGCAGAGGAGGCCCCTGGGCAAGGAGGCCACACCTGCGGAGGCCGTGTCTGCGGAGACCAAGGTGGCCGACTGGCTGGTGCAGAATGACCCAAGCCTGCTGTGCCGGGCCGGCCCCGGCGAGGACCGGCACAGCACCAAGAGCGACCTGCCCATCCACACCCGCACCCTGAAGG gccacaGGCACGAGGACGGCACCCAGAGCGACTCGGAGGACCCCACGGccaaggcggcggcggcggcagcggctggGGTCCCCGCGGAGGGCGGCGGGGGGCCGGTGCGGCTGCAGAGGCAGATGAAGCGTGACCCCCAGGAGCTGCTGCACAACCAGCAAGCCTTCGTCATCGAGTTCTTTGACCAGGACACACCCCGCAAGAAGCGGTCCCAGTCCTTCACGCACACCCCCCCTGGGGACCCCAAGGCCGACAGACGCCGAGGCCCCGGGCCGGCAGACAGAGACCGCTCAGGTGTCCCTGCCTCGGCGCGGGGCACAGGTGGTGGCTCGGGGCCGCAGCGGGCCAGCTCGCTCAAGCGTGAGAAGACGGAGGAGCGTCCGGGGGGCCCCTCGCCTGCCTCCCGGGGCTCCGTGCGACCCTTTGGCAGCGTGGGGCGTCGCTCCCGTCTGGCCCAGGACTTCATGGCCCAGTGCCTGCGGGAGGGCTCTCCGGCCACTCGGCCCAGCCCTGACCGGGCATCCCCAGCATCCCCGGCCCCTGAGACACCCCGAGGGGCCAGCCCTGTGGCCCCTGCGACCCCACCGCCGCCCCCTGCCGACCCCCAGCTGGCCAAGGCTCGCAGACAGGATGAGGACGACAGTCTGAGTGACGCGGGGACCTACACCATCGAGACAGAGGGGCCGGACCCGGAGGTGGAGGAGGCCCGCCAGATGATCGACCAG GTCTTTGGGGTGCTGGAGTCTCCTGAGCTCTCTAGGGTGTCCTCGGCGGCCTTCCGTCCAGTCATCAGAGGGGACAGAGACGAGGCCGGTGATGGGGTTGCCCAGCGAATGGCCCTCCTGCAGGAGTTCGCCTCTCGGCCGGTGGGCACAGCCCCCCACGGGGAGCTGCAG GGCCTCGCAGTGCCCGGCTCCCCTGGGGGTCAGAAGTGGGTGTCCCGCTGGGCCAGCCTGGCTGATAGCTACTCGGACCCAGGGCAGACAG AGGAGAGTCCTGGGCGCGGAGCTGGGGAGCCGGAGGGGGCCCCGCCTGTGCGCCAGCGACGGCGACTGCCACAGCTGCCCAGTGACCGCGCAGACAGCCCTGGGGGTCTTGAGGCCACCAGGAGGAGCGGCCCTGGGCCTCCAGAGTCGGCCAGTGAGCAGCCCGGCTGCCTCTTGGGCCAGGAGGACTTGGATCCCGACAGCCTCAGTGACGCCAGCGGGTCAGACGGTGGGCGGGGCTCTGAGTTGGGCGCAGGCCCCCAGGAGGGAGTAGCGTGGACAAAGGGCCGGCCCTCGCCAAGGGCCCCCGGAGAGCCAGCCGCCACCTCTTTCTTCATTGGGGACCAGAATGCGGAGCCAGCCTTCCCCAGGCGGCCCTCTGTGGCTGCAGGGGCGGTGGAGGGCCCAGGGCGGGcggccccgcccggccccgcaaCGAGAGAGAACGTCTGCCCCAGCACCGGCGGGAGGGCGGTCCTCCGGCGGCACACAGAGCAGTCCCCGGAGCCCAAGAGCCCTGCCCCAGCCTTGGTGCGGCAGGAGAGCTTCAGCAAGGAGCCGGCCGGCGGCACCCCCGCGCCCGGCCGGCTTCCACACGTCTCCAGCCACCCCCTCCTGCAGGACCTGGCTGCCACCCGGGCCTCCCGCATGGACCTCCACCCCCAGGACACCCGCCTGATCctgaaggagacagagacagcCCTGGCAGCGCTGGAGGCCCGGCTGCTCTCCAAGCCcatggaggaggcagagggcccGATGGGCAGCGTCCCTGGGCCTCAGGAGGATTCCCTGTCCGGGGACTCTGACGTGGACACGGCAAGCACGGTCAGCCTGCTCAGTGGCAAGAACGGGCCCAGCCCGACCAGCCCCAAGCCTGCGGGGCCGCCGAAGGAGAAGCCGCCGTCCCCAGCAGCAGCGCAGGACCCAGCAGGCATCTCCTTGAACTGCGGCCGAGAGATGCTCTCAGAAAAGCACCGTCGTGCCCTGGGCCCCACAGACACAGGCGGGGCAGAGCCAGGGAGGCGCCTGGCCACGCGGCGCGGCACTGGGCCCCGGGGGTCCTCGGACTGGCCTGACGAAGACCAAGGCTCTGGCCTGGCCCACCCGCCCGGCACGGACACGGTCACCTCTGACCACGAGAGCCCTGTGGCCGCTGGGGTGGGGCGGCCAGGGCCTCGCCGGAAGCCGGCACCACCAGCACCAGCCCCGGCCTCCCGGGAGGAGCAGGCCCGTGGCTCTGCCCAGAAGGCACAGCAGGTGCTGACCCGCTCCAACAGCCTGTCCACGCCGCGGCCCACGCGGGCCTCCCGGCTGAGGCGGGCCCGGCTGGGGGACGCCTCCGACACAGAGGCTGCTGATGGTGAACGGGGGCCCCCGGCCAACCCCGAGCCGGCGGGGCGGTCAGCACCCGAGCAAGCCAAGAAGCTGTCCCGCCTGGATATCCTGGCCATGCCCCGAAAGCGGGCGGGCTCCTTCACGGGGCCCAGCGACTCCGAGGCGGCCCCTGCCCGCGCCGGCTTCTCGGGCCGCAGTGTCGAGTTGTACGGCTCCAGCCGCAAACCCGTCATGGCCGAGGCTCGCACCGCCGCCGCCAGGAAGTCTGCCGGGACCAGCGTGGCCCCCCGCCAGCCCTTCAGCAGGGCCCGCCCAGGCAGCGCCCGATACTCCTCACCCA GCACGCGTCGCCGGCAGCAGGGCTCAGACTGCACGTCCACGTCCGAGGAGGAGTACGGCTCCCACCACGGCTCCCCTAAGCACGCACGCTCCCTCGCCTCAACAGCCACGCAGACCCCGCGGGCTGGCGGCTCCAGCCGCACGCGCCCCCGGGCCCCCGGCCTCCGGGACACGGATGACGAGGAAGAAGACCCAGACCCGTACGGCTTCATCGTGCAGACCGCGGAGATCGCGGAGATCGCCAG GCTGAGCCAGACGCTAGTGAAGGACGTGGCCATCCTGGCGCGGGAGATCCATGACGTGGCTGGGGACGGCGACTCACTGGGCTccccggggcccgcacgcagcccCTCCCTCAGCAGCGTGCCCACCACCCCTGCTTCAACCATCTCCGCCCGTGAGGAG CTGGTGCAGCGCATCCCCGAGGCCGGCCTCAACTTCCAGAAGGTGCCGCCGGGCTCCCTGAGCTCCCGAGACTTGGACCAGAACATGAACGACCGCTGTGGGGACGCGCACGCTGGCAAGACGCGGCCTCGGAGCCGGGAGGAG GTGATCTTCGACAACCTGATGCTGAACCCCGTGTCGCAGCTGTCCCACGTGATCCGGGAGAACACGGAGCACCTCGCGGAGAAGATGAA GATCCTCTTTCAGAACTCGGGGCGGGCCTGGGAGGAGCTGGAGGCCAGGATCAACTCGGAGAACGAGGTGCCGCTCCTGAAGACGTCCAACAAG GAGATCAGCTCCATCCTGAAGGAACTGAGGCGCGCGCAGAAGCAGCTGCAAG TCATCAACGCCATCGTGGACCCCAGTGGCAACCTGGACCTGCTGACCGGGAACCGGAGCCCCGCGGGCTCCGCCCAGCTCGGGAAAGGCCGGCCGGCCGCCCAGAGCCCAGGCTCGCCCCCCTTGGCCCTGTCGCTGAGGAGCTTCCCACAGCGGGTGAACTGCGGCTCCCCAGGCCTCCCggaccctgccctcctccccgacTTCCTCCCGGACGCAGAGAGGTTCCTGCTCTAG
- the CEP170B gene encoding centrosomal protein of 170 kDa protein B isoform X2, whose amino-acid sequence MSVTSWFLVSSSGTRHRLPRELIFVGRDECELMLQSRSVDKQHAVINYDQDRDEHWVKDLGSLNGTFVNDVRIPDQKYVPLKLHDAVRFGYDSNMYVLERVQHRVPEEALRHEKYTSQLQVSARGLAPGKVEAPPQHAPCCESSAPRPERGDRRPGADAAAYRTPLYGQPSWWGEDDGGSPPEDRRQEEPYTERPKELVQQDGELSVTMAGFRAAAEPQGFPFRREPSYFEIPTKEAPSPPPPPLRPPEVAAQEAPTKDPEPRGGGAAPVVQSHACFTIEFDDGSPGKVKIRDHVTKFSLRQRRPLGKEATPAEAVSAETKVADWLVQNDPSLLCRAGPGEDRHSTKSDLPIHTRTLKGHRHEDGTQSDSEDPTAKAAAAAAAGVPAEGGGGPVRLQRQMKRDPQELLHNQQAFVIEFFDQDTPRKKRSQSFTHTPPGDPKADRRRGPGPADRDRSGVPASARGTGGGSGPQRASSLKREKTEERPGGPSPASRGSVRPFGSVGRRSRLAQDFMAQCLREGSPATRPSPDRASPASPAPETPRGASPVAPATPPPPPADPQLAKARRQDEDDSLSDAGTYTIETEGPDPEVEEARQMIDQVFGVLESPELSRVSSAAFRPVIRGDRDEAGDGVAQRMALLQEFASRPVGTAPHGELQGLAVPGSPGGQKWVSRWASLADSYSDPGQTEESPGRGAGEPEGAPPVRQRRRLPQLPSDRADSPGGLEATRRSGPGPPESASEQPGCLLGQEDLDPDSLSDASGSDGGRGSELGAGPQEGVAWTKGRPSPRAPGEPAATSFFIGDQNAEPAFPRRPSVAAGAVEGPGRAAPPGPATRENVCPSTGGRAVLRRHTEQSPEPKSPAPALVRQESFSKEPAGGTPAPGRLPHVSSHPLLQDLAATRASRMDLHPQDTRLILKETETALAALEARLLSKPMEEAEGPMGSVPGPQEDSLSGDSDVDTASTVSLLSGKNGPSPTSPKPAGPPKEKPPSPAAAQDPAGISLNCGREMLSEKHRRALGPTDTGGAEPGRRLATRRGTGPRGSSDWPDEDQGSGLAHPPGTDTVTSDHESPVAAGVGRPGPRRKPAPPAPAPASREEQARGSAQKAQQVLTRSNSLSTPRPTRASRLRRARLGDASDTEAADGERGPPANPEPAGRSAPEQAKKLSRLDILAMPRKRAGSFTGPSDSEAAPARAGFSGRSVELYGSSRKPVMAEARTAAARKSAGTSVAPRQPFSRARPGSARYSSPTTQTPRAGGSSRTRPRAPGLRDTDDEEEDPDPYGFIVQTAEIAEIARLSQTLVKDVAILAREIHDVAGDGDSLGSPGPARSPSLSSVPTTPASTISAREELVQRIPEAGLNFQKVPPGSLSSRDLDQNMNDRCGDAHAGKTRPRSREEVIFDNLMLNPVSQLSHVIRENTEHLAEKMKILFQNSGRAWEELEARINSENEVPLLKTSNKEISSILKELRRAQKQLQVINAIVDPSGNLDLLTGNRSPAGSAQLGKGRPAAQSPGSPPLALSLRSFPQRVNCGSPGLPDPALLPDFLPDAERFLL is encoded by the exons TCCCGCAGCGTGGACAAGCAGCACGCCGTCATCAACTACGACCAGGACAGGGACGAGCACTGGGTGAAGGACCTGGGGAGCCTGAACGGG ACATTTGTGAATGACGTGCGCATCCCGGACCAGAAATACGTCCCGCTGAAGCTTCATGACGCCGTCCGCTTTGGCTATG ATTCCAACATGTACGTCCTGGAGCGGGTGCAGCACCGGGTCCCCGAGGAGGCGCTCAGG CATGAGAAGTACACCAGCCAGCTGCAGGTGAGCGCCCGGGGCCTGGCGCCGGGGAAGGTCGAGGCCCCGCCCCAGCACGCCCCTTGCTGTGAGTCCTCGGCCCCCAGGCCGGAGAGGGGGGACCGGAGGCCGGGAGCAG ACGCGGCGGCCTACCGCACACCCCTGTATGGGCAGCCCTCCTGGTGGGGAGAGGATGACGGCGGCAGCCCCCCGGAGGACCGGCGCCAGGAGGAGCCCTACACGG AGCGGCCCAAGGAGCTGGTGCAGCAGGACGGGGAGCTCTCCGTGACGATGGCCGGGTTCCGGGCTGCGGCGGAGCCTCAGGGCTTCCCGTTCAGGCGGGAGCCCAGTTACTTTGAGATCCCCACAAAAGAGGCTCCGTCTCCGCCACCGCCACCGCTGCGGCCCCCCGAGGTGGCGGCCCAGGAGGCACCCACCAAGGACCCGGAGCCCCGCGGGGGTGGGGCGGCCCCCGTGGTGCAGAGCCACGCCTGCTTCACCATCGAGTTCGACGACGGCAGTCCCGGCAAGGTGAAGATCAGGGACCACGTCACCAAGTTCTCACTGCGGCAGAGGAGGCCCCTGGGCAAGGAGGCCACACCTGCGGAGGCCGTGTCTGCGGAGACCAAGGTGGCCGACTGGCTGGTGCAGAATGACCCAAGCCTGCTGTGCCGGGCCGGCCCCGGCGAGGACCGGCACAGCACCAAGAGCGACCTGCCCATCCACACCCGCACCCTGAAGG gccacaGGCACGAGGACGGCACCCAGAGCGACTCGGAGGACCCCACGGccaaggcggcggcggcggcagcggctggGGTCCCCGCGGAGGGCGGCGGGGGGCCGGTGCGGCTGCAGAGGCAGATGAAGCGTGACCCCCAGGAGCTGCTGCACAACCAGCAAGCCTTCGTCATCGAGTTCTTTGACCAGGACACACCCCGCAAGAAGCGGTCCCAGTCCTTCACGCACACCCCCCCTGGGGACCCCAAGGCCGACAGACGCCGAGGCCCCGGGCCGGCAGACAGAGACCGCTCAGGTGTCCCTGCCTCGGCGCGGGGCACAGGTGGTGGCTCGGGGCCGCAGCGGGCCAGCTCGCTCAAGCGTGAGAAGACGGAGGAGCGTCCGGGGGGCCCCTCGCCTGCCTCCCGGGGCTCCGTGCGACCCTTTGGCAGCGTGGGGCGTCGCTCCCGTCTGGCCCAGGACTTCATGGCCCAGTGCCTGCGGGAGGGCTCTCCGGCCACTCGGCCCAGCCCTGACCGGGCATCCCCAGCATCCCCGGCCCCTGAGACACCCCGAGGGGCCAGCCCTGTGGCCCCTGCGACCCCACCGCCGCCCCCTGCCGACCCCCAGCTGGCCAAGGCTCGCAGACAGGATGAGGACGACAGTCTGAGTGACGCGGGGACCTACACCATCGAGACAGAGGGGCCGGACCCGGAGGTGGAGGAGGCCCGCCAGATGATCGACCAG GTCTTTGGGGTGCTGGAGTCTCCTGAGCTCTCTAGGGTGTCCTCGGCGGCCTTCCGTCCAGTCATCAGAGGGGACAGAGACGAGGCCGGTGATGGGGTTGCCCAGCGAATGGCCCTCCTGCAGGAGTTCGCCTCTCGGCCGGTGGGCACAGCCCCCCACGGGGAGCTGCAG GGCCTCGCAGTGCCCGGCTCCCCTGGGGGTCAGAAGTGGGTGTCCCGCTGGGCCAGCCTGGCTGATAGCTACTCGGACCCAGGGCAGACAG AGGAGAGTCCTGGGCGCGGAGCTGGGGAGCCGGAGGGGGCCCCGCCTGTGCGCCAGCGACGGCGACTGCCACAGCTGCCCAGTGACCGCGCAGACAGCCCTGGGGGTCTTGAGGCCACCAGGAGGAGCGGCCCTGGGCCTCCAGAGTCGGCCAGTGAGCAGCCCGGCTGCCTCTTGGGCCAGGAGGACTTGGATCCCGACAGCCTCAGTGACGCCAGCGGGTCAGACGGTGGGCGGGGCTCTGAGTTGGGCGCAGGCCCCCAGGAGGGAGTAGCGTGGACAAAGGGCCGGCCCTCGCCAAGGGCCCCCGGAGAGCCAGCCGCCACCTCTTTCTTCATTGGGGACCAGAATGCGGAGCCAGCCTTCCCCAGGCGGCCCTCTGTGGCTGCAGGGGCGGTGGAGGGCCCAGGGCGGGcggccccgcccggccccgcaaCGAGAGAGAACGTCTGCCCCAGCACCGGCGGGAGGGCGGTCCTCCGGCGGCACACAGAGCAGTCCCCGGAGCCCAAGAGCCCTGCCCCAGCCTTGGTGCGGCAGGAGAGCTTCAGCAAGGAGCCGGCCGGCGGCACCCCCGCGCCCGGCCGGCTTCCACACGTCTCCAGCCACCCCCTCCTGCAGGACCTGGCTGCCACCCGGGCCTCCCGCATGGACCTCCACCCCCAGGACACCCGCCTGATCctgaaggagacagagacagcCCTGGCAGCGCTGGAGGCCCGGCTGCTCTCCAAGCCcatggaggaggcagagggcccGATGGGCAGCGTCCCTGGGCCTCAGGAGGATTCCCTGTCCGGGGACTCTGACGTGGACACGGCAAGCACGGTCAGCCTGCTCAGTGGCAAGAACGGGCCCAGCCCGACCAGCCCCAAGCCTGCGGGGCCGCCGAAGGAGAAGCCGCCGTCCCCAGCAGCAGCGCAGGACCCAGCAGGCATCTCCTTGAACTGCGGCCGAGAGATGCTCTCAGAAAAGCACCGTCGTGCCCTGGGCCCCACAGACACAGGCGGGGCAGAGCCAGGGAGGCGCCTGGCCACGCGGCGCGGCACTGGGCCCCGGGGGTCCTCGGACTGGCCTGACGAAGACCAAGGCTCTGGCCTGGCCCACCCGCCCGGCACGGACACGGTCACCTCTGACCACGAGAGCCCTGTGGCCGCTGGGGTGGGGCGGCCAGGGCCTCGCCGGAAGCCGGCACCACCAGCACCAGCCCCGGCCTCCCGGGAGGAGCAGGCCCGTGGCTCTGCCCAGAAGGCACAGCAGGTGCTGACCCGCTCCAACAGCCTGTCCACGCCGCGGCCCACGCGGGCCTCCCGGCTGAGGCGGGCCCGGCTGGGGGACGCCTCCGACACAGAGGCTGCTGATGGTGAACGGGGGCCCCCGGCCAACCCCGAGCCGGCGGGGCGGTCAGCACCCGAGCAAGCCAAGAAGCTGTCCCGCCTGGATATCCTGGCCATGCCCCGAAAGCGGGCGGGCTCCTTCACGGGGCCCAGCGACTCCGAGGCGGCCCCTGCCCGCGCCGGCTTCTCGGGCCGCAGTGTCGAGTTGTACGGCTCCAGCCGCAAACCCGTCATGGCCGAGGCTCGCACCGCCGCCGCCAGGAAGTCTGCCGGGACCAGCGTGGCCCCCCGCCAGCCCTTCAGCAGGGCCCGCCCAGGCAGCGCCCGATACTCCTCACCCA CCACGCAGACCCCGCGGGCTGGCGGCTCCAGCCGCACGCGCCCCCGGGCCCCCGGCCTCCGGGACACGGATGACGAGGAAGAAGACCCAGACCCGTACGGCTTCATCGTGCAGACCGCGGAGATCGCGGAGATCGCCAG GCTGAGCCAGACGCTAGTGAAGGACGTGGCCATCCTGGCGCGGGAGATCCATGACGTGGCTGGGGACGGCGACTCACTGGGCTccccggggcccgcacgcagcccCTCCCTCAGCAGCGTGCCCACCACCCCTGCTTCAACCATCTCCGCCCGTGAGGAG CTGGTGCAGCGCATCCCCGAGGCCGGCCTCAACTTCCAGAAGGTGCCGCCGGGCTCCCTGAGCTCCCGAGACTTGGACCAGAACATGAACGACCGCTGTGGGGACGCGCACGCTGGCAAGACGCGGCCTCGGAGCCGGGAGGAG GTGATCTTCGACAACCTGATGCTGAACCCCGTGTCGCAGCTGTCCCACGTGATCCGGGAGAACACGGAGCACCTCGCGGAGAAGATGAA GATCCTCTTTCAGAACTCGGGGCGGGCCTGGGAGGAGCTGGAGGCCAGGATCAACTCGGAGAACGAGGTGCCGCTCCTGAAGACGTCCAACAAG GAGATCAGCTCCATCCTGAAGGAACTGAGGCGCGCGCAGAAGCAGCTGCAAG TCATCAACGCCATCGTGGACCCCAGTGGCAACCTGGACCTGCTGACCGGGAACCGGAGCCCCGCGGGCTCCGCCCAGCTCGGGAAAGGCCGGCCGGCCGCCCAGAGCCCAGGCTCGCCCCCCTTGGCCCTGTCGCTGAGGAGCTTCCCACAGCGGGTGAACTGCGGCTCCCCAGGCCTCCCggaccctgccctcctccccgacTTCCTCCCGGACGCAGAGAGGTTCCTGCTCTAG